A part of Candidatus Electrothrix aestuarii genomic DNA contains:
- a CDS encoding two-CW domain-containing protein produces MKKQNCWEAKKCGREVNGIRADEFGVCPAAEEGRADGIHEGVNAGRCCWVIAGTLCKGAVAQGSYMEKFSGDCQKCDFYASVKREEEPNFKIGLSIMKELRQKG; encoded by the coding sequence ATGAAAAAGCAAAATTGTTGGGAAGCAAAAAAGTGCGGGCGCGAGGTCAATGGAATACGCGCGGATGAGTTTGGCGTGTGTCCAGCTGCTGAAGAGGGAAGGGCAGATGGAATTCATGAGGGAGTGAATGCAGGCCGTTGTTGCTGGGTAATCGCTGGAACTTTGTGTAAGGGCGCTGTTGCCCAGGGATCTTATATGGAGAAGTTCAGTGGAGATTGTCAGAAATGTGATTTCTATGCCAGTGTAAAACGGGAAGAGGAACCAAATTTTAAGATCGGACTGAGTATCATGAAAGAACTACGGCAAAAAGGATAA
- a CDS encoding ABC transporter substrate-binding protein yields the protein MKKNRWNILWGCCLCLATALPGQSEAAVKLGQSCALTGSTALLGREMNKGAMAYFTAHAAGDVELHVKDDGYEPTRCEENTENFLQDGVDVLFGYLGTPTSKVALPLAMKNNVLFFAPFTGATFLSDSKKNPYSFVVRTSYDTEIENMIRHLKEDLGISRIGLFVQRDAFGIAGVRAAVLAQKNIDGINILPPVPKVPGEESSMDEWNKFWKNVPNYRRNTVSVGEAVRQIRGQAVDAVILIGASRPSAVAINQWHKIGFNVPMLNISFVGSASLAHRLRDTENVYVSQVVPDPWDSSLPLVKQYQNDMGSTEYGFASLEGYLSAKVFHHALQNVQGDVTPASLKEAIESMSKYDAGGITLSFGKDDHRGMDSIYLTKIDRTDKDIKFTVVDTLSPLKK from the coding sequence ATGAAGAAAAACAGATGGAATATTCTGTGGGGCTGCTGTCTCTGTCTCGCTACAGCTTTACCCGGACAAAGTGAGGCAGCTGTGAAGCTCGGCCAATCCTGCGCATTAACAGGATCCACTGCATTGCTTGGACGGGAAATGAATAAAGGGGCAATGGCCTACTTTACAGCACATGCCGCTGGCGATGTCGAGCTGCATGTGAAAGATGACGGGTATGAACCTACACGTTGCGAAGAGAACACGGAGAACTTTTTACAGGATGGGGTTGATGTCCTGTTCGGCTATCTGGGCACCCCGACATCTAAGGTGGCACTTCCTTTAGCGATGAAGAATAACGTATTGTTTTTTGCTCCCTTTACAGGGGCAACATTTCTAAGTGATTCTAAAAAGAATCCTTATTCCTTTGTTGTCAGAACAAGCTACGATACTGAAATTGAAAACATGATTCGGCACCTGAAAGAGGATTTGGGAATTAGCCGGATCGGGCTTTTTGTTCAGCGCGATGCCTTTGGTATCGCCGGAGTTCGTGCTGCTGTGCTGGCCCAAAAGAATATTGATGGGATTAATATTCTTCCCCCAGTACCTAAAGTACCTGGAGAGGAAAGCTCTATGGATGAATGGAATAAGTTCTGGAAGAACGTACCGAATTACCGGCGAAATACAGTTTCTGTTGGTGAGGCTGTGCGTCAAATCAGGGGCCAAGCTGTTGATGCAGTGATTCTTATTGGTGCAAGTCGGCCTAGTGCTGTTGCTATTAATCAATGGCATAAAATAGGCTTTAACGTGCCTATGCTCAATATTTCCTTTGTTGGTTCAGCCTCCCTAGCTCACCGTTTACGTGACACTGAGAACGTTTATGTAAGTCAGGTGGTTCCTGACCCCTGGGATAGTTCTCTCCCCTTGGTAAAGCAATATCAGAATGATATGGGCTCAACAGAGTATGGTTTTGCCAGCTTGGAGGGCTACCTGAGTGCCAAAGTTTTTCATCATGCTTTACAAAACGTGCAAGGAGATGTAACTCCAGCAAGCTTAAAGGAAGCTATAGAGTCTATGTCAAAATATGATGCTGGGGGGATTACTCTTTCTTTTGGCAAAGACGATCATCGAGGTATGGATTCAATTTATCTGACAAAGATCGATAGAACGGATAAGGATATAAAGTTCACGGTTGTTGATACATTATCACCTTTAAAGAAGTAA